A part of Lacibacter sp. H407 genomic DNA contains:
- a CDS encoding bifunctional 5,10-methylenetetrahydrofolate dehydrogenase/5,10-methenyltetrahydrofolate cyclohydrolase, which produces MQLLDGKLAAQAIKEDLKLKTAALQEKGKRSPHLAAILVGTDGASETYVASKVKTCAEIGFESTLKRFPSTITEEELLREIEELNQTEEIDGILVQLPLPKHISDDKVINAINPSKDVDGFHPVSVGNMVSGTPTFIPATPYGILLLLEHFKVETKGKHAVVIGRSHIVGTPMSILLSRKAYPGNCTVTICHSATTNLKEICLQGDIIVAALGQAEFLTADMVKDGAVIIDVGITRVADASKKSGFALKGDVKFDEVAPKSSAITPVPGGVGPMTIAGLLMNTYNAYMKKQ; this is translated from the coding sequence CCATTAAAGAAGACCTCAAATTAAAAACAGCCGCATTACAGGAAAAAGGAAAACGATCGCCACACCTGGCAGCTATTTTAGTGGGAACCGATGGTGCCAGTGAAACTTATGTGGCATCAAAAGTAAAAACCTGTGCAGAGATCGGGTTTGAATCTACTCTGAAACGTTTTCCATCTACCATTACGGAGGAAGAGTTGTTACGTGAAATTGAAGAGCTCAATCAAACAGAAGAGATCGACGGCATTTTGGTGCAGCTTCCGTTACCAAAACATATCAGCGACGACAAAGTGATCAATGCTATCAACCCGTCAAAAGACGTAGATGGTTTTCATCCCGTAAGTGTGGGCAACATGGTAAGTGGTACGCCTACGTTCATACCCGCAACTCCTTATGGCATTTTGTTGCTGTTGGAACATTTCAAAGTTGAAACAAAAGGAAAGCATGCGGTTGTAATTGGCCGCAGCCATATAGTTGGCACCCCCATGAGTATTTTGCTGAGCCGCAAAGCATACCCCGGCAACTGTACGGTTACCATTTGCCACTCTGCCACCACCAATCTCAAAGAAATTTGTTTGCAGGGCGATATTATTGTAGCTGCATTGGGTCAGGCTGAATTCTTAACGGCTGATATGGTGAAAGACGGTGCTGTCATCATTGATGTAGGTATTACACGTGTGGCCGATGCATCAAAGAAAAGTGGCTTTGCTTTAAAAGGAGATGTAAAGTTTGATGAAGTAGCTCCTAAAAGCAGCGCTATTACTCCTGTTCCCGGTGGTGTTGGGCCAATGACCATCGCCGGTTTATTGATGAATACCTACAATGCTTACATGAAGAAGCAGTAA